Proteins encoded by one window of Candidatus Poribacteria bacterium:
- a CDS encoding PorV/PorQ family protein, producing the protein MYVLIRKIFRLLLCLAIFFPVVALAGPGRTGAQILNLGGGARARALGDAFSAMSGDVTTSLWNPSGLADMPESKLRSGRKATQASMFYTDYSAPFGEAGEGLYYTFISGAMPLGDVGTIGATLQLQGQGTIAVTTDSPDILREESLGTNFALTFSYADRITEALSAGINGKMIRMVLGRESGSSYAVDLGMQYLLPFDPVPTTLGVAIQNVGPGISFIDENQADPLPRFLRIGTSMSLYQAKHHHIRLVSGVTAYIDKLAEDEHELGVDLDRLNTEREEKLTRDQLLSDRGVGIRALEWRHLQKNLGLEYWLGNLLAIRVGYKVEPGINLPNLTDYFTGGIGVKVYLFNLDLSYGPSFGPNNQRLIEMTGIIVF; encoded by the coding sequence GTGTACGTTCTTATTCGCAAAATTTTCAGACTGCTTTTATGTCTTGCGATCTTTTTTCCAGTGGTAGCTCTTGCGGGACCCGGTCGGACAGGTGCGCAAATCTTGAACCTCGGGGGTGGCGCACGCGCAAGGGCGCTTGGCGACGCGTTTTCTGCGATGTCTGGGGATGTGACGACCTCACTCTGGAATCCAAGCGGACTCGCCGACATGCCCGAAAGTAAACTCCGTTCTGGCAGAAAAGCAACACAAGCCTCAATGTTTTATACAGACTACAGCGCGCCTTTCGGAGAAGCAGGAGAAGGATTATACTATACCTTTATCTCCGGCGCGATGCCCCTCGGCGATGTCGGAACTATCGGCGCAACACTCCAGTTGCAGGGACAAGGCACAATCGCCGTGACAACCGATTCTCCGGATATTCTCCGTGAGGAAAGTCTCGGCACCAATTTCGCGTTGACGTTCTCCTATGCCGACCGGATTACAGAGGCGTTATCAGCAGGAATTAATGGTAAAATGATTCGGATGGTTCTCGGACGTGAGAGTGGGAGTTCTTATGCTGTTGATTTGGGAATGCAGTATCTCCTTCCGTTCGATCCTGTCCCCACAACGCTTGGGGTTGCGATTCAGAACGTTGGACCCGGTATTTCTTTCATTGATGAAAACCAAGCAGACCCGTTACCCCGGTTCTTGCGGATCGGGACCTCTATGAGTCTTTACCAAGCGAAGCATCACCACATCCGCCTCGTGAGTGGTGTTACCGCCTATATCGATAAATTGGCGGAAGATGAACACGAATTAGGTGTTGATTTAGACCGACTTAACACCGAAAGAGAGGAAAAACTGACCCGAGATCAACTGCTTTCCGATCGTGGGGTCGGTATCCGGGCGCTTGAATGGCGACACCTTCAGAAGAATCTCGGTTTGGAGTATTGGCTCGGTAATCTGCTTGCGATTCGGGTCGGCTATAAAGTTGAGCCCGGTATTAATTTACCGAATTTAACGGATTATTTTACCGGTGGGATCGGTGTGAAGGTATACTTGTTTAACCTTGATTTGAGCTACGGTCCGAGTTTTGGTCCAAACAATCAACGACTTATTGAGATGACAGGTATCATTGTTTTTTAG
- a CDS encoding carbohydrate binding family 9 domain-containing protein: MRTIRVRLSPYLILSVYLILCLWSFKVLPADTNEASPEILTNRVIKAVRTETPPKIDGKLDDVCWQNSTKTGELIQFEPQRGEPATQPTTIYLAYDANNLYVAFECFKTNMDNLAANLTRRDSFFFSDDHVEVLIDTFLDGRNCYAFALNPLGTQTDRRLINEGANRRTGQSMIGTAISWDCDWQGQAAIGTDRWTAEFAIPFAELRFSKRMETATWGINFWRNDESPAEEQMWADLGERQYAVSKFGHLTDLPISGLVTKRPVKFKPYATLRPQVLQPATGETSTALKPDAGLDLRYPIADFTIDLTLNPDFAQIEADPDLVNLTDIPLRFPEKRPFFLEGNELFQMPLDLFYSRKVEALLGGGKVIGKFSKYNLAFVGAVAGPENPEREIETGELPLANYNYSVFRLQREVGKTSSVGFLGVNKQRGATYDRAGGLDARIQLPAATSLNLEYAREWKTGGLDMAESTEDDLIFVQLARRTNVFSVDAVYADIGEYFNPETGFVPRVDRRGVVIRSRYNKQYKGTFERLRGEVEYERLTNHVGELTNHRAGFSGLLGVKDFFFLIGPEWYNHIDDDDNQLYEDRTARFFMGWFPPKYVQIRNTGNFGLRNDKNIFFIRPEITIRPTAKLSFEFILQRLHEKSQDATAWELSEWTRRFVVNYQFAQRMYARASAEFTLEKERRVFALFAYEYRPESNLFIVYNDNRDIEGDTERIVFIKVAHLLKTDLF, from the coding sequence ATGCGAACAATTAGGGTACGGCTTAGCCCGTATTTGATACTATCAGTCTACCTCATCCTCTGTTTGTGGAGCTTTAAGGTATTGCCTGCAGACACGAATGAGGCGTCCCCTGAAATTCTTACGAACCGCGTGATTAAAGCAGTACGCACCGAAACACCCCCAAAAATTGACGGAAAATTAGATGACGTCTGCTGGCAAAATAGCACCAAAACCGGTGAGTTAATCCAATTTGAACCGCAGCGTGGCGAACCCGCAACGCAGCCTACCACGATCTACCTCGCCTACGATGCCAATAATCTCTACGTTGCATTTGAATGTTTTAAGACAAACATGGACAATCTCGCAGCGAATCTGACGCGGCGCGATTCCTTTTTCTTCTCTGATGATCACGTCGAAGTTTTAATCGATACCTTCCTCGACGGTAGAAACTGTTACGCGTTCGCCTTAAATCCACTCGGCACACAAACCGATAGACGCCTGATTAACGAAGGCGCGAACAGACGGACAGGACAGTCCATGATCGGCACTGCCATTTCCTGGGATTGCGACTGGCAGGGTCAAGCCGCAATAGGAACAGACAGATGGACAGCAGAATTTGCCATTCCCTTCGCCGAACTCCGATTTTCAAAGCGGATGGAAACAGCGACGTGGGGTATCAACTTCTGGCGAAACGACGAATCTCCCGCTGAAGAACAGATGTGGGCGGATCTGGGGGAACGCCAGTATGCCGTCTCAAAATTCGGACACCTGACGGACCTCCCCATTTCAGGATTGGTCACCAAACGCCCCGTGAAGTTCAAACCGTATGCGACCCTCAGACCACAAGTCCTGCAACCGGCTACGGGTGAAACCTCAACGGCTCTGAAACCGGACGCGGGGTTAGACCTCCGGTATCCAATTGCCGACTTTACCATCGACCTGACGCTTAATCCGGATTTTGCACAAATTGAGGCGGACCCAGACCTCGTGAATCTCACCGACATTCCACTCCGGTTTCCCGAAAAACGCCCGTTTTTCCTTGAAGGGAACGAACTCTTTCAAATGCCCCTCGACCTGTTCTACAGCCGAAAAGTCGAAGCCCTGCTCGGGGGTGGAAAAGTCATTGGGAAATTCAGTAAGTACAATCTCGCCTTCGTGGGAGCCGTCGCCGGACCGGAAAACCCAGAGAGAGAAATAGAGACAGGTGAATTGCCCCTCGCGAACTATAACTACTCTGTATTCCGTCTGCAACGGGAGGTCGGTAAAACATCATCCGTGGGATTTTTAGGCGTTAACAAACAACGCGGTGCCACGTATGATCGAGCCGGCGGACTCGATGCCCGCATTCAACTCCCCGCCGCTACAAGTCTTAACCTCGAATACGCAAGAGAATGGAAAACAGGCGGTCTGGACATGGCAGAGAGTACCGAAGATGATCTAATTTTCGTTCAACTCGCCCGGCGGACAAATGTATTCTCAGTCGATGCGGTCTACGCCGATATTGGGGAGTACTTTAACCCTGAAACAGGATTCGTCCCACGCGTTGATAGACGTGGCGTGGTTATCAGGAGTCGCTATAATAAACAGTACAAAGGGACCTTTGAAAGGCTTCGCGGTGAAGTCGAATATGAACGCCTCACGAACCACGTAGGTGAACTCACAAATCACAGGGCAGGTTTTAGTGGACTTCTCGGCGTTAAAGACTTCTTTTTCCTCATTGGACCTGAATGGTACAATCACATTGACGATGACGATAATCAATTATATGAGGATAGAACCGCTCGTTTTTTCATGGGGTGGTTTCCACCGAAATATGTGCAAATCCGAAACACCGGTAATTTCGGTCTACGTAATGACAAAAACATTTTCTTTATCCGCCCCGAAATCACAATTCGTCCGACTGCCAAACTCAGCTTTGAGTTCATCTTGCAACGACTCCATGAAAAGTCACAAGATGCAACAGCGTGGGAACTTTCCGAATGGACGCGCCGCTTTGTTGTGAACTATCAATTTGCCCAGCGTATGTATGCGAGAGCCAGCGCAGAATTCACGTTAGAAAAGGAACGCCGCGTCTTCGCGCTCTTCGCCTATGAGTATCGTCCTGAGAGCAATCTCTTCATCGTCTACAACGACAACCGCGATATCGAAGGAGACACCGAGCGAATTGTGTTCATCAAAGTCGCACATTTGCTGAAAACAGACCTTTTTTAA